A DNA window from Etheostoma spectabile isolate EspeVRDwgs_2016 chromosome 22, UIUC_Espe_1.0, whole genome shotgun sequence contains the following coding sequences:
- the cdh19 gene encoding cadherin-7 isoform X1, which translates to MESAEEMHGWTVKMSMPSVLAMVTVFSMIPGGVLSDMRGTQGLEAQQLAQGSTQMHRRLKRGWIWKQLFVPEEDPTPRVIGQLKSDYDRGEFTIKYILSGEGAGDVFEIDEYSGEIRALKKLDREEKAFYVLQAQAINRRSNEPEEPQSEFIIKVQDINDNVPQFVNEPYVSSIPEMCPMGTTVAQVTATDADDPMFGNNAKLIYSILQGEPYFSVEPKTGIILTSWPNMDREAREQYLVVVQVKDMLGLSGGYSSSTTVTVSLTDVNDNGPIFQHHLYTFAVPENAAVGTTVGRFMAQDGDTGINARMTYSLEPDLEESSTFVIKTDPVTQEGVVLLAKPLDYETKRRFVMAAEAVNDHVDTRFLTLEEFTDRTTLKIVVEDVDEPPVYLSAVYEWKVPENAAVGTVVGSVSARDTDAVNNPIRYSIDKRSDKPKAFKIDPNNGTITVAKALDQETANWHNVTVEAKETTQNHLSSSVVVFIKVLDINDNVPRLARDYQPYICEGTQAGEVIQLLSAVDPDDPVEGHHFYYSMVPEKHINPNFTIRDNQDNTAGIVARRSTFTRKDRTQYLLPVVVTDSGSPALSSTSTLTINVCSCQTAGHCPTGGVEALALSMGVSLQTLFGLLICLVTLTVLSILMLMVRRHRQKQQEGLEVEVKELELPEMVSQKVLYYGELGGGGAGLDFCQPSVPLRHHPRRRDRRLRREDVRASIRMSLRESHLIGPDDELFRQFILDRLTEADQDPYVPPFDCLKTYAYEGSGSPTGSLSSLESSSLELEPEQRLCNPRPYVVKLTPWYGGEDKDTIF; encoded by the exons ATGGAAAGTGCAGAGGAAATGCACGGATGGACAGTAAAAATGAGCATGCCCAGTGTTTTGGCCATGGTTACGGTCTTTTCTATGATTCCTGGCGGGGTGCTGAGCGATATGAGAGGTACTCAGGGTCTGGAAGCCCAACAATTGGCCCAGGGGTCCACTCAAATGCATCGTCGCCTGAAGAGAGGCTGGATCTGGAAACAGCTGTTTGTCCCCGAGGAAGATCCCACTCCTCGCGTTATTGGCCAG CTCAAATCTGACTATGACCGAGGCGAGTTTACCATCAAGTACATATTATCAGGAGAAGGCGCCGGTGATGTCTTTGAGATAGATGAGTATTCTGGTGAGATCCGGGCACTGAAGAAGCTCGACCGAGAGGAAAAGGCCTTCTATGTCCTTCAAGCCCAGGCTATCAACAGGAGGTCCAATGAACCAGAGGAACCCCAGTCAGAGTTCATCATCAAGGTGCAGGACATCAATGACAATGTCCCACAGTTCGTGAACGAACCGTATGTGTCCAGCATCCCTGAGATGTGTCCAATGG GGACCACAGTGGCCCAGGTGACAGCCACAGATGCTGATGATCCCATGTTTGGAAACAACGCCAAGCTCATCTACTCCATCCTGCAGGGGGAGCCCTACTTCTCTGTGGAGCCAAAGACCG GGATTATTTTAACATCTTGGCCAAACATGGACCGCGAGGCCAGAGAACAGTACCTGGTGGTGGTGCAGGTGAAAGATATGCTGGGCCTCAGTGGCGGTTACTCCTCTTCCACCACTGTCACTGTCAGCCTGACTGATGTCAACGACAATGGACCCATATTCCAGCACC ACCTGTACACCTTTGCCGTCCCTGAAAATGCAGCTGTGGGCACCACAGTCGGCAGGTTTATGGCACAGGATGGAGACACTGGCATCAATGCCAGGATGACCTACAGTCTGGAGCCTGACCTGGAGGAAAGCTCCACTTTTGTCATCAAAACAGACCCAGTGACACAGGAGGGAGTGGTTCTGCTAGCCAAG CCTTTGGACTATGAAACTAAAAGGCGTTTTGTAATGGCCGCAGAAGCAGTCAATGATCACGTGGACACTCGGTTTCTGACTCTGGAGGAGTTCACGGACAGGACAACGCTTAAGATTGTTGTGGAGGATGTGGACGAGCCGCCAGTCTACCTCTCAGCGGTCTACGAGTGGAAAGTTCCTGAAAATGCAGCTGTGGGAACTGTGGTTGGCAGTGTCAGTGCCAGAGATACTGACGCAGTCAACAATCCCATCAG ATATTCAATTGACAAAAGGAGTGATAAACCAAAAGCTTTCAAAATAGACCCAAACAATGGAACTATAACTGTTGCTAAAGCTTTGGACCAAGAGACTGCAAACTGGCACAATGTGACTGTTGAAGCCAAGGAAACAA CGCAGAACCATTTATCCTCCTCTGTGGTGGTGTTCATCAAAGTGCTGGACATAAACGACAATGTGCCAAGGCTTGCAAGAGATTACCAGCCATATATCTGTGAGGGAACACAGGCGGGAGAA gtcATTCAGTTGCTCAGTGCTGTTGATCCGGACGATCCTGTGGAGGGACACCACTTCTACTACTCTATGGTCCCTGAGAAGCACATCAATCCAAACTTCACTATTAGAGACAATCAAG ACAATACAGCCGGCATTGTGGCCCGCAGGAGTACATTTACCCGCAAGGATCGAACACAGTATCTCCTGCCTGTTGTGGTGACGGACAGCGGCTCTCCAGCACTCTCCAGCACCAGCACTTTGACCATCAACGTGTGCAGCTGCCAGACTGCCGGCCATTGTCCCACCGGGGGGGTAGAGGCCCTCGCCCTGTCCATGGGGGTCAGCCTGCAAACCTTGTTTGGGCTTCTGATCTGCCTTGTCACACTCACTG TGCTGTCAATTCTAATGCTGATGGTGAGGAGGCACAGGCAGAAGCAGCAGGAGGGATTGGAGGTGGAGGTGAAAGAGCTGGAGCTGCCTGAGATGGTGTCGCAGAAGGTGCTGTATTACGGAGAACTAGGGGGTGGAGGAGCAGGCCTGGACTTCTGCCAGCCCAGCGTACCGCTGCGCCACCACCCTAGGAGAAGAGACAGGAGGCTGCGGAGGGAGGATGTCAGGGCCAGCATACGCATGTCCCTCAGAGAATCCCACCTCATTGGTCCGGACGATGAGCTCTTCAGACAGTTTATTTTGGACAGGCTGACAGAGGCAGATCAGGATCCTTACGTTCCCCCATTTGACTGCCTAAAAACCTATGCATATGAGGGGTCCGGGTCTCCCACAGGGTCACTGAGCTCACTGGAGTCATCTTCTTTAGAGCTTGAACCTGAGCAACGTCTTTGTAATCCCAGACCCTACGTGGTTAAACTCACCCCTTGGTATGGGGGAGAAGACAAAGACACTATATTCTGA
- the cdh19 gene encoding cadherin-8 isoform X2, with the protein MESAEEMHGWTVKMSMPSVLAMVTVFSMIPGGVLSDMRGTQGLEAQQLAQGSTQMHRRLKRGWIWKQLFVPEEDPTPRVIGQLKSDYDRGEFTIKYILSGEGAGDVFEIDEYSGEIRALKKLDREEKAFYVLQAQAINRRSNEPEEPQSEFIIKVQDINDNVPQFVNEPYVSSIPEMCPMGTTVAQVTATDADDPMFGNNAKLIYSILQGEPYFSVEPKTGIILTSWPNMDREAREQYLVVVQVKDMLGLSGGYSSSTTVTVSLTDVNDNGPIFQHHLYTFAVPENAAVGTTVGRFMAQDGDTGINARMTYSLEPDLEESSTFVIKTDPVTQEGVVLLAKPLDYETKRRFVMAAEAVNDHVDTRFLTLEEFTDRTTLKIVVEDVDEPPVYLSAVYEWKVPENAAVGTVVGSVSARDTDAVNNPIRYSIDKRSDKPKAFKIDPNNGTITVAKALDQETANWHNVTVEAKETTQNHLSSSVVVFIKVLDINDNVPRLARDYQPYICEGTQAGEVIQLLSAVDPDDPVEGHHFYYSMVPEKHINPNFTIRDNQDNTAGIVARRSTFTRKDRTQYLLPVVVTDSGSPALSSTSTLTINVCSCQTAGHCPTGGVEALALSMGVSLQTLFGLLICLVTLTVELLS; encoded by the exons ATGGAAAGTGCAGAGGAAATGCACGGATGGACAGTAAAAATGAGCATGCCCAGTGTTTTGGCCATGGTTACGGTCTTTTCTATGATTCCTGGCGGGGTGCTGAGCGATATGAGAGGTACTCAGGGTCTGGAAGCCCAACAATTGGCCCAGGGGTCCACTCAAATGCATCGTCGCCTGAAGAGAGGCTGGATCTGGAAACAGCTGTTTGTCCCCGAGGAAGATCCCACTCCTCGCGTTATTGGCCAG CTCAAATCTGACTATGACCGAGGCGAGTTTACCATCAAGTACATATTATCAGGAGAAGGCGCCGGTGATGTCTTTGAGATAGATGAGTATTCTGGTGAGATCCGGGCACTGAAGAAGCTCGACCGAGAGGAAAAGGCCTTCTATGTCCTTCAAGCCCAGGCTATCAACAGGAGGTCCAATGAACCAGAGGAACCCCAGTCAGAGTTCATCATCAAGGTGCAGGACATCAATGACAATGTCCCACAGTTCGTGAACGAACCGTATGTGTCCAGCATCCCTGAGATGTGTCCAATGG GGACCACAGTGGCCCAGGTGACAGCCACAGATGCTGATGATCCCATGTTTGGAAACAACGCCAAGCTCATCTACTCCATCCTGCAGGGGGAGCCCTACTTCTCTGTGGAGCCAAAGACCG GGATTATTTTAACATCTTGGCCAAACATGGACCGCGAGGCCAGAGAACAGTACCTGGTGGTGGTGCAGGTGAAAGATATGCTGGGCCTCAGTGGCGGTTACTCCTCTTCCACCACTGTCACTGTCAGCCTGACTGATGTCAACGACAATGGACCCATATTCCAGCACC ACCTGTACACCTTTGCCGTCCCTGAAAATGCAGCTGTGGGCACCACAGTCGGCAGGTTTATGGCACAGGATGGAGACACTGGCATCAATGCCAGGATGACCTACAGTCTGGAGCCTGACCTGGAGGAAAGCTCCACTTTTGTCATCAAAACAGACCCAGTGACACAGGAGGGAGTGGTTCTGCTAGCCAAG CCTTTGGACTATGAAACTAAAAGGCGTTTTGTAATGGCCGCAGAAGCAGTCAATGATCACGTGGACACTCGGTTTCTGACTCTGGAGGAGTTCACGGACAGGACAACGCTTAAGATTGTTGTGGAGGATGTGGACGAGCCGCCAGTCTACCTCTCAGCGGTCTACGAGTGGAAAGTTCCTGAAAATGCAGCTGTGGGAACTGTGGTTGGCAGTGTCAGTGCCAGAGATACTGACGCAGTCAACAATCCCATCAG ATATTCAATTGACAAAAGGAGTGATAAACCAAAAGCTTTCAAAATAGACCCAAACAATGGAACTATAACTGTTGCTAAAGCTTTGGACCAAGAGACTGCAAACTGGCACAATGTGACTGTTGAAGCCAAGGAAACAA CGCAGAACCATTTATCCTCCTCTGTGGTGGTGTTCATCAAAGTGCTGGACATAAACGACAATGTGCCAAGGCTTGCAAGAGATTACCAGCCATATATCTGTGAGGGAACACAGGCGGGAGAA gtcATTCAGTTGCTCAGTGCTGTTGATCCGGACGATCCTGTGGAGGGACACCACTTCTACTACTCTATGGTCCCTGAGAAGCACATCAATCCAAACTTCACTATTAGAGACAATCAAG ACAATACAGCCGGCATTGTGGCCCGCAGGAGTACATTTACCCGCAAGGATCGAACACAGTATCTCCTGCCTGTTGTGGTGACGGACAGCGGCTCTCCAGCACTCTCCAGCACCAGCACTTTGACCATCAACGTGTGCAGCTGCCAGACTGCCGGCCATTGTCCCACCGGGGGGGTAGAGGCCCTCGCCCTGTCCATGGGGGTCAGCCTGCAAACCTTGTTTGGGCTTCTGATCTGCCTTGTCACACTCACTG TGGAACTGTTGAGCTAG